The Methanoregula sp. sequence GAATGCGATCCGCTCGAAGCATCACGGCAGGTAAAACGGTTGAAACCGTTCTATTCAGAGGCCCAGATTGCGCTTGGGATCTCAAAAGCAAAAGAGTTCCTCTATAAGCCCACCCGGAGGGATCTCGAAGACCTGAAAAAGGAGACGGGTATCTGGCAGAGGGCCACATTAAAAACACTGGAGCACTGATCGATGAAGAACGGGGCTGTCTGGCTCGTGGATCTCACCGATGCAAAAGGGCATGAACAGCGGGGGATGCGACCTGCAATTATTGTCGGGGGTGCGAACGGGCTCATCCTTGCCGTTCCGCTGACCAGCAGCATAAGCAGTGCCCGGTTCTCGCATACCCTCACCATTTCCCCGGACCCGCACAACGGCCTTGAAGTGGAAAGTGTTGTACTTGCATTCCAGATCGTTGCCCTGGACCGTGAACGATTCCGGCACCGGATCGGTGCTGTCAGTGAACAGCACCGGCTCGCGATCGTTGCACTCATCCGGGATCTGCTGGA is a genomic window containing:
- a CDS encoding type II toxin-antitoxin system PemK/MazF family toxin, giving the protein MKNGAVWLVDLTDAKGHEQRGMRPAIIVGGANGLILAVPLTSSISSARFSHTLTISPDPHNGLEVESVVLAFQIVALDRERFRHRIGAVSEQHRLAIVALIRDLLDLD